One region of Danaus plexippus chromosome 16 unlocalized genomic scaffold, MEX_DaPlex mxdp_23, whole genome shotgun sequence genomic DNA includes:
- the LOC116771662 gene encoding lipoma-preferred partner homolog: MSRLDNVDALEKQLAELQMVKNISSPGKVKKIPPAVPPKKKAQPQVPHSAAITAIKEPSYSSKIAPLQNNVVPPPPPTYGNVPRFMNNVHSSHKDYANVKQLALPSHPVKQTLPLPPKSINPLNYTNLPTYQGCPPPPPPPPFYMAQSKALDSNHNNEEYLPPPSPVSSNYSELMQATANINYNQDRQSYPAIYQNDYPEYGVSQASTYESLYEPINPHPTSTRQTNNNREFKGNIQPNKGKSPLAKEEEVDALTNLLVQSITDSQDLDVFGTCVKCNQKVIGESSGCTAMGNMYHIQCFSCHRCNVNLRGKPFYAVEGNPYCETDYYETLEKCSVCENPILDRILRATGKPYHPSCFTCVVCGKSLEGIPFTVDAMNQIHCIEDFHKKFAPRCCVCELPIMPEEDKEETVRVVAADRSFHVLCYKCEDCGLLLSAQAEGRKCYPLDGHILCRACNAHRIRLLTNVMTTDL; the protein is encoded by the coding sequence ATGTCACGATTAGATAACGTGGATGCACTTGAAAAACAGCTAGCTGAGTTGCAAAtggtgaaaaatataagttcacCAGGAAAAGTGAAGAAGATACCACCAGCTGTGCCACCTAAGAAGAAAGCGCAACCCCAAGTTCCCCACAGTGCAGCTATCACTGCTATAAAAGAACCTTCATATTCGTCTAAGATTGCACCACTACAGAACAATGTTGTGCCACCTCCACCACCAACTTATGGCAATGTTCcaagatttatgaataatgttCATTCATCACATAAAGATTATGCCAATGTGAAACAACTAGCTTTGCCTAGTCATCCAGTTAAACAAACTCTACCGCTGCCACCTAAATCTATCAATCCTCTAAATTATACCAACTTGCCAACATATCAAGGCTGCCCACCACCCCCTCCTCCACCCCCCTTTTACATGGCGCAGTCAAAAGCTCTAGATTCAAACCATAATAATGAGGAATACCTACCTCCACCATCACCTGTCAGTTCAAACTACAGCGAATTAATGCAAGCAACTgctaacataaattataatcaggACCGACAATCATATCCAGCGATATATCAGAATGACTACCCCGAGTACGGAGTGTCACAAGCTTCAACTTATGAATCACTTTATGAACCCATTAATCCACATCCAACAAGTACGAGACAAACCAATAACAATAGAGAATTTAAAGGCAACATTCAGCCAAATAAAGGAAAATCTCCATTGGCTAAGGAGGAAGAAGTTGATGCACTGACAAACCTATTGGTTCAATCTATAACTGATAGTCAGGATTTGGATGTCTTTGGCACATGTGTCAAGTGTAATCAAAAGGTGATTGGGGAGAGTTCGGGTTGCACTGCAATGGGTAACATGTATCATATCCAATGTTTCAGCTGCCACAGATGCAATGTCAATTTAAGAGGTAAACCATTTTATGCCGTCGAAGGAAATCCTTATTGCGAGACAGATTACTATGAAACTCTTGAGAAATGTTCAGTTTGCGAGAATCCAATTCTAGACAGAATTTTGAGAGCAACTGGCAAACCTTACCACCCGTCTTGCTTTACCTGTGTTGTATGCGGTAAGAGCCTTGAAGGTATACCATTTACAGTGGATGCAATGAATCAAATACATTGTATTGAGGattttcacaaaaaatttGCTCCTCGCTGTTGTGTTTGCGAGTTGCCGATAATGCCTGAAGAGGATAAAGAGGAAACGGTAAGAGTTGTTGCTGCAGATCGTAGTTTCCATGTCCTGTGTTACAAATGTGAGGATTGTGGCCTGTTACTCTCAGCTC